The DNA window GTCGATACCCTAAGCGACAAAGAGGTCGCGTCACTGACCAGGCGGGATGTATTGGATATCGTGTCCGGGCGGTATGATGACGAGCTGTTGACTGATATTCAAAACGCCCTGGGCGTGATTTCAACCCGAAATGTGTATTATTCCATGCCCCGGACTTTTAATTTAGCCTCAATCCACCAAGAAATGGAATCAATGGCCGCCCGTCACGGGCTGAAATCTGTTGTGATTGATTATTTACAGCTCATTGAAAACTCCAACAACCGGAGCAATACCAGCCGGTATCAGGAGCTGGGCGAGATTACCAAGACACTGAAACGGTATGCGTTGGAATACAACGTGCCTATCCTGTTGCTTTGCCAGCTCTCCCGCGGCCTCGAGAACAGGGCGAATAAGCGCCCTGTTAAATCTGACCTGTATGAATCTAAACGGCCAGAGCAGGACGCTGATGTTATTCTCCTGCTGCACCGTGTTGACCGGTATTACACCAAAGAGGATTGGGAAGCCGATTATCGCAGTATGGGCGAGGAGTACGGTTGGACGCATGTATATCCTGACGGGGCATACCCAGAGGGAATCGCCGAGATAATCATAGACAAGCAGCGCATCGGCGGCACCGGCAACCGGCGCATAGTCAAAGCCCGGTGGGATGCCGACCGCCAGTGTTATCAGAATCTTGAATATGCGAGGGCCAGATGAAGCTTCAAAAAACAGGGCGATTGGTGGATTATCAAACCCAAAAATGGTAAGACGATCTACACCAAAGATCACCCTGTAGGGGCATCCCCATCAAACGATTGTCCGGCCGAATTAATAGCATTCCATCAGAGATTCGTAGAAGCCAGAAACTACGAAAAAAAGCTTATTTTTTTCGGTTTTATTTTAGGGGTTGGGTTTATGACTTTAGGGATTATGATGGTGATGATGCTATGAAAGTCGCATTATACGCCCGTGTCAGCACCCGGGACAAAGACCAAAACCCGGAAGTACAGTTGGATCTGATGCGCCAATACTGCGCGACCAACAACTTCGAAATATTCGGTGAGTATGTTGATGAAGCCTCGGCCACCGACTACATCAAGCGGGACGGCTGGGCCAAGTTGATGAAGCATGCCGCCACCCGCCGGTTTCAGATGATTATCGTCTGGCGCATGGACCGCGCATGGAGAAGCCTCATCGATGCGGTAACCACCATGCAGGATCTAAAAAACAAAGGCATTGATTTCCGGGCGGTCAGCCAGGGGGCCATTGATACTTCCACCCCCATGGGCAATTACATGTTTCAGGTCCTGATGGCCGCCGCGGAATTTGAAAGAGAGACCATCCGGGTCAGGGTGGTGGAATCAGTTGACCATTATAAGAGGGTCGGAACGAAATCGGGGAAGCCTTGGGGTAGGCCAAGGAGGTCTGTGGACTTCAACAAAGTTTTAGAAGCCTTACGGAATAATAACTGGCGGTGTAACAGGGCGGCTGCATGGTTATCTGAGCAAACCGGTGAGACTTATGTCCCCGGATCTGTTTGGAACCGGGTTAATGAGGTCGCCGCGGAGTCCGGCATGACGGTCCGGCAGTATATCGCCGCGGCCAAGGCCGAAAGTTGCCATGGAGGTGGAAAGTAACGATGGAAGTTTATGAATTCCTCCAAAAATGCAGCCTCCCTTACGAGGCGAAAGTAACTCACGCCAAACAGCGCGCGCGTGAGTTCTTTGATCGATGCGACGGCAAGGTCTTTGTTTCGGTCGGAGGCCTCGATAGCATAACCCTCACCTATTTCGTGCGGGAGTTCGTCAACGGCGATATTCCGGCCGTGTCTGTATCCAGCCTGGAAGATAAGACCGTCCAGGATGTTCACCGGCTGATACCCAACATGATCATCCTGAAGCCTGAAAAAAGCAAGGTCGAAGTCATCCGCGAGTACGGTTACCCCGTCATCTCAAAAGACAAGGCCAGTAAGATCAAACTACTTCAAAACCCAACTGAGAAAAACACCACCGTCCGGCACGCCATCATAACAGGTGAGACCGGCGCATTGGGCGGATACAAAACTATCGCAACCGGTTCACGCATGCGGCTGCCCCAGAAGTGGCTTGATCTATTCGGTGGCCCGGCGAATGAACAATATGGGACGAATTACCAAACAGCGCCCTTCCGGGTCAGCGATGACTGCTGTTATCACATGAAGGAAAAACCGTGTGACCGATACTCCCGCGAGACCGGCAGTTATCCATATATGGGTCTTATGGCTTCCGAGGGCGGCCAGCGCCAGAAGGCGTTGGTTAAAAACGGCTGCAACTATTACGGGAAGACAGTAACCAGGTCCTGCCCGTTCGCCATCTTCTCCCGGCAGGACATTCTCCGGCTTGCCTTGGATCTAAAAGTACCAGTGCCGGCCATCTATGGCGAAATTGCACGACAACCGGACGGGTCATTGGAAACGACTAAGGCCAAGCGAACCGGCTGTACCATGTGCGGCTTCGGCATTCATATCGAAAAGAGGCCGCACCGTTTCGACCGGCTGCGCCATACCAACCCGAAGGAATGGCGTTTCTGGATGTATGACATGGGTTGGGGCAAGGTGCTGGACTACATAGGCGTCGGATGGGAAGACGAAATAGAGACACAGGGGGAACTCTTGATTGACTGGAATGAGTTCTATAAAAACACTACAAATCCCCCCTCCCAAAAAGCGCCGGTTTTAATCGGCGCGGACGGTCCGGAAACCGAATACTACAAAAGAGGTGTTTTGTAACATGTTGTATGCCGTGAAAGATGGAGATGCCAGGGTAATCGCCCTTCATAAAAGGCATTACTCAAGGCGTGAATATAAAGACGGCAGGGATCATAAGAGGATTGTCGGCCCCGGAGCGCGTATGGTCTTGTTGTCTCAAGATTGTAGGGAATTGTTTATCTGGCGGAAGTTTATTGATGCATCAGGGCAACAAGGATTGAATTGCTCAATATTTAGGAATGAGGGAAATAGGTTATCTTCAGAAGTTATATTAGAAGCTGAGGAACTCGCTAGGCAACGTTGGCCCACCGAACGTTTTTATACCTATGTAAATTCTAAAAGGATAAAGTCATCCAATGCTGGTTGTTGTTTTAAGAAGGCAGGCTGGAAAGTATGTGGAACAACCAAGGGCGGATTGGTAATACTTGAAAAATCGGTTACATAATAAAAATAGGGCGTTGGAAAATGTTGAA is part of the Dehalogenimonas sp. THU2 genome and encodes:
- a CDS encoding DnaB-like helicase C-terminal domain-containing protein, whose product is VDTLSDKEVASLTRRDVLDIVSGRYDDELLTDIQNALGVISTRNVYYSMPRTFNLASIHQEMESMAARHGLKSVVIDYLQLIENSNNRSNTSRYQELGEITKTLKRYALEYNVPILLLCQLSRGLENRANKRPVKSDLYESKRPEQDADVILLLHRVDRYYTKEDWEADYRSMGEEYGWTHVYPDGAYPEGIAEIIIDKQRIGGTGNRRIVKARWDADRQCYQNLEYARAR
- a CDS encoding recombinase family protein, with product MKVALYARVSTRDKDQNPEVQLDLMRQYCATNNFEIFGEYVDEASATDYIKRDGWAKLMKHAATRRFQMIIVWRMDRAWRSLIDAVTTMQDLKNKGIDFRAVSQGAIDTSTPMGNYMFQVLMAAAEFERETIRVRVVESVDHYKRVGTKSGKPWGRPRRSVDFNKVLEALRNNNWRCNRAAAWLSEQTGETYVPGSVWNRVNEVAAESGMTVRQYIAAAKAESCHGGGK